AAGGACTTGATCTGTGACGAATTCCAGAATATGGTATCCGAGCTTCTCATCCGCCACCATAGTATTCTGGATGTTCTTTCAAAATTCCAGGAAGCATGTGCCCGAACTAACCGGGCAACCGTCAAAGCCGTAACAGGTTGCGGTTGTCTCAGCATCGAAGCCAAGAAAAAACAAATTCCCTCCGATGTCTCCCTCCTGGATCTCAAGGACTACTTTGAAAGCCACCTGCACGGGGAAATCTGCGTAAACTGCCGGGAAATCATCGAAACGGAAATTGGGAAGACCCTCTTCTACCTGACAGCCCTCTGCAACCTCCTTGACTTAAACCTTTACGATATTTTCCTCAAGGAACACAAAAAGATCAGCACGCTCCGCTTTTTTAATTTTACCTGATCGTCCTGATCGCTGATCGCTTCGTTTCCAGGAACTTCCGGGAGACCATCAATTCAATAGAAACGGGGAAAAGTTTAGATAAGCACGGTGTGGCTTTTGTCAAAGAAGCTGAGCGCCCTCCAGGTCGAGCACTAAAAAGGGGACTCTCAGGGTGCCTCTTGGCGGTTGGGAACTCTTTAACCGCCGGTGCGCTCTCCACAAGCAAACTGCCCG
This DNA window, taken from Bacillota bacterium, encodes the following:
- a CDS encoding DUF1573 domain-containing protein encodes the protein MKDLICDEFQNMVSELLIRHHSILDVLSKFQEACARTNRATVKAVTGCGCLSIEAKKKQIPSDVSLLDLKDYFESHLHGEICVNCREIIETEIGKTLFYLTALCNLLDLNLYDIFLKEHKKISTLRFFNFT